The genome window CTTCTCTTCTTCCATCAATCGATCCAGAGAGGCCTCTTCGGAGTCTCGAATACTTACAGATAGCCATGTTCCTTCAGGATATTCAAGCCTTTCTCCGCGTTTTTCGCGGACAGTTTGACCACCGGCCCGGTACAACCCATGGCAGATTCAGCATAAATACCCATTTTCCACAACACTCTCACTGCATTCTCGATCTCCAGAACATCCACGCCATGCAGCTCCTCATCGACGGGCTCCGTCGCCGGGGCCTGCACAACTTCTCCTTCACTCTGCGCTTTTGGCGTCAAAGCCACAATCTCTTCATCAAAACCGGCTTTCCTGGCCGCTTTCAGTTCCTCGGCCACCTTCGCCGGCAGTTTGCCCGCCACCGCGGCTGCCGTAAAGGTCAGGGCGTTGGCGATGACAGGCGCTCCCGATGCACGGGAGATGATGGAAACGACGTCCATCCACCCCTCCCCGCAGGAGGGGCCGTAGCCCCAGCCCACAGCCTCGTAGCTCCCTCCCGTGTTGAAGGAGGAAAACATCTTCACCAGGACGTTGCCCGTCAGGGTGTCGGTCACGCAGACGTCCACCGCTCCGGCCAGAATGTCGTTTCCCCGCAGAACCGATCCGCCGTCTTTTCGGACGGAAGAACCGAAACGGATGTCGTAGCCTTTCTCCTGCAAATGCAACAGGGCGCGGAAAACGGGCTGGGCCGTGTCGACGTTCAGGATGCCCACCGTGGGGCTGGCGATTCCCAGAGCCTTCGCCGTGGCGATTCCATAGACGGCGTTTCTCAGCATGGCCTCGCCTCGGGTCGTCGCCGAAGTCCCTGTGGTGGAGGCCAGAATCATCGCCCGTCCTTTGGATGGAGTCAGAACCCGCCCGATGGTCGTAACCCCCAGGGGAAAGGGGAAATGCAGCGCCACAGCGCCGTCGATCCGCTTCTCTTTGAGGGCGCTTTCCAGGGCCGCTGAAATATCCGCTTCACAGTCGTCGGTTTCGATCCACTCCAGATCGTCGAAATTCGGCGTCCGGGGACCAATCATGACAGGCTGAACATTGCCGTACATATCGAGCGCAAGTTGCGCCCCTTTTGCCAGTTCCTCTCCGCCCAGTTCACTGCCAGCGGCCATCAGACCGACCCTGACTTTCGGTCCGCCATTTTTTGCCGCGCCGATGATTTCAGCAAGAGATTCTCCGACCAGTTTTTTTATGTCGTTCATGCTCGCTGCCCCCGCTTTATTTCAGTTTCTCGGCGATTTCAGAAAGGGCCTCCAGGATCAGGGCTTTGACGTCCTCTTTGCTTACGGCTCCTCCCGAAGCGCCTCCCTTTGAAGGTTCGATAAGGAAGGAACCGCCATCGGCGAGATTGGTCAGGCGCGCCAGGAAAAGGCTGCCCTTACCGATAATCATGACGCGTTTCATGGTTCCGGCCCGAATGTGGTCACAGGCGATACCGATGAAGGGAACTCCCGAGGGAATATGTCCCTGGGTGTGAGCGAAACCGACGACGCCATGTTCTTTTATAAACGCCTCCATGCCGCTCTTTTCGATGGCTTTCTTCATGACCGCCAGCGCCGCGATCATTTTGATGTTCGCGTGGGGAACGTCGCCGGCTCCGGCGGGAAGGGTGATTTCGGGAATCTGAAGTTCGGCCGCGTATTTATCCACATCGCCGAAGGTCAATCCCTGCCCTGTCAGCGGATCATAAACCAGAGCGGAGGTAATGGCCTGGGGGGCGGCTCCGGCCCCGACGGAGTGTTTTCCCAGCGCGTCAAGGCGAATGACGGGGTTGGTTCCGTCGTCCGGGACCAGCAGCACCGCAAAATTCCCAAGACAGTCCTCCAGAGCGGGAAGTTCTTTTTTGACGTGATCCCGACTGTTCATATAGAGCTTGGGGACGGCGCCTCCCGCCAGGATGACGCAGTTTTTCCTGGCTCCCGCCGCGACCTGCGCGGCCCCCGCGATGACGGCGTTGACGGGCCCGGCGCAAAATCCGCGCACGTCGCAGCCGGAAGCGTTGACGCAGCCGGCGATTTCCGCCACGGCCTTGGCAAAATTGCCTCCGGCGCGCTGGTTCATGTCACCGGCGCCTTCTTCGGAACACTCGATAACGAAATCGATCTCCTCCGCTTTCACGCCGCTGTTTTTCAGCAAATGCAGAAGAGCCAGGACGCCGCCCGCCTTGCAGGCCAGGTTTTCCAGCAGAACATAGGCGAAAAGACAGTCGTCGATCTCATGACCGTTACGGGCGCAGCCCACGACTTTTCCGCCAAAATAAAGCGGTCTCCCTTTCTTCTCCCGAATTTCCGTCTCGATTTCGGAGATCTCGTGGACTCCCTTGAGACGGGCCACGATGGTTTCCGTCATGACGGGGTCCTTCAGGAGTTTCGCCTTGACCTCTTCGGCAAAAGTTTTTTCCAGCCAGATCAGGTCGAAAACGTCGCAGATCGCGATCAGACCGAGAAATTCGTCCTCCGGCATAATTTCACCGTACCTGCCGTAACGAGTCGCCTCCTGCAGGTAATTTTCGATCCAGGGAGTTTTGGCCGCTTCGAATTCTTCGTAGGTAATTCCACCGATATAGGCCTGATTTGGAGCGTACTGCATGGCCTTGTCGTACGTCTGTACGTATTTGGGCATAGCTTTCAGATAGTCGCTGCCTTCGCCCTTCGCTTCGTGCTCCGTGAAAGGCGTCGAACCATAGTGCAGGCCCAGTTCCGGCGTATGGTTCAGGCAGTAAGAATATCCTTTGATTCCAACGCTCGACATGAATCTATATCCTCCTTGGTGATCTTGGTACAGCTAAAGTGACCGAGCCAGCAGGGCTGGACCGTAAAAAGCAGTCGTGCCCGGCTGGCCGGTTGGTTCAATCCGAGAAGACAGTCTGCTCGGTTATTTCCGTTTGCAAAGCCCTGAGAGCTTTTTCTACAAGATGCCTGCGGATAATCTTTTCTTCTTCCGGAGTTCGGGAGGGGTCACCGAAGGGATGAGGAATCGCAATCGCCGGAACGATTCTGTTCGCTCCAACGGTCTGAGAAATGGGAACTATGGTACAAACATGAACCACAGGAAGTTTTCGCTCAATTTCTTTCACCATCGTTGCACCGCAACGAGTACAGGTGCCTCAGGTCGATGTCAGAATGACGGCGGTCACTCCGTCCGCAACCAGTTTGTCGGCGATCTCAGCGCCGTAACGCTTCGCGCTGGCCACAGCCGTCCCATTGCCCACGGTACTGTAGAATTTGTTGTGCAGTTTTTTGAAGACGCCCTCTTTTTCCATATCCCGCAGGACGTCCACAGGAAGCACCACGTCCGCGTTTCTGTCCGCATAGGTTGCGTCATAGCCGCCGTGGGCCGTACAATATTTATCCTCAGTGAGGTCCATCACGCCCGTGATGTCATATTCGCCGTATTTACTGGCGCTGGAAGCCTCGATATGATCGGGATTTCCCTTGGGGCAGATACCGCCCGACGTGACAAGAGCAATAACGGCGTTTTTCATGTCCTTTACGGCGGGCTGAGGATCTACCC of Synergistaceae bacterium contains these proteins:
- a CDS encoding glycine reductase, encoding MNDIKKLVGESLAEIIGAAKNGGPKVRVGLMAAGSELGGEELAKGAQLALDMYGNVQPVMIGPRTPNFDDLEWIETDDCEADISAALESALKEKRIDGAVALHFPFPLGVTTIGRVLTPSKGRAMILASTTGTSATTRGEAMLRNAVYGIATAKALGIASPTVGILNVDTAQPVFRALLHLQEKGYDIRFGSSVRKDGGSVLRGNDILAGAVDVCVTDTLTGNVLVKMFSSFNTGGSYEAVGWGYGPSCGEGWMDVVSIISRASGAPVIANALTFTAAAVAGKLPAKVAEELKAARKAGFDEEIVALTPKAQSEGEVVQAPATEPVDEELHGVDVLEIENAVRVLWKMGIYAESAMGCTGPVVKLSAKNAEKGLNILKEHGYL
- a CDS encoding DUF5940 domain-containing protein translates to MSSVGIKGYSYCLNHTPELGLHYGSTPFTEHEAKGEGSDYLKAMPKYVQTYDKAMQYAPNQAYIGGITYEEFEAAKTPWIENYLQEATRYGRYGEIMPEDEFLGLIAICDVFDLIWLEKTFAEEVKAKLLKDPVMTETIVARLKGVHEISEIETEIREKKGRPLYFGGKVVGCARNGHEIDDCLFAYVLLENLACKAGGVLALLHLLKNSGVKAEEIDFVIECSEEGAGDMNQRAGGNFAKAVAEIAGCVNASGCDVRGFCAGPVNAVIAGAAQVAAGARKNCVILAGGAVPKLYMNSRDHVKKELPALEDCLGNFAVLLVPDDGTNPVIRLDALGKHSVGAGAAPQAITSALVYDPLTGQGLTFGDVDKYAAELQIPEITLPAGAGDVPHANIKMIAALAVMKKAIEKSGMEAFIKEHGVVGFAHTQGHIPSGVPFIGIACDHIRAGTMKRVMIIGKGSLFLARLTNLADGGSFLIEPSKGGASGGAVSKEDVKALILEALSEIAEKLK
- the grdB gene encoding glycine reductase complex selenoprotein B, encoding MAYRIVHYINQFFAGIGGEEKADVAPEIREGIVGPGAALKAALGADVEIVATVVCGDSYFASNMDKASAEIIEMIKKYKPDAFVAGPAFNAGRYGTACGGMCEAVSRELGIPVVSGMYPENPGVELYKKSAWIIETPNSAAGMRQAVPAMAKLLLKLLKGEKPGTPAEEGYIERGIRKNRFYDKLAAERCVEMFVAKLKGEAFNTEYKMPVFDRVDPQPAVKDMKNAVIALVTSGGICPKGNPDHIEASSASKYGEYDITGVMDLTEDKYCTAHGGYDATYADRNADVVLPVDVLRDMEKEGVFKKLHNKFYSTVGNGTAVASAKRYGAEIADKLVADGVTAVILTSTUGTCTRCGATMVKEIERKLPVVHVCTIVPISQTVGANRIVPAIAIPHPFGDPSRTPEEEKIIRRHLVEKALRALQTEITEQTVFSD